The segment TCGGCATGAACCTGCGCGAGGAGCTGCGCGGCACCGGCGTGCGCGTCACCCTGGTCGAGCCGGGCATGGTCGACACGCCGCTGTTCGACGAACCGCCGGCCTATGCCCTGCAGCCCGAGGACATCGCCCGAGCGGTGGTCTATGCGCTCAGCCAGCCGGCACACGTCGACCTCAACGAGATACTCATCCGCCCGACGCCGTCGCTGGCCGAAAGCTGAACTCAGCACGCGCCGCTGCGCTGCAGCTGCTCGCCGAGCTTGCCACGCTCGTGCACCTCGGCCGGGCCTATCTCGTCGGCCTGCGGCGGTTCGGCAGAAAGCCGCACGCGCTGCAGGCGGATGACCTCGCCATGCTCCCAGGCGTTGGCCAGCGGGTCGACCGGCGGCTGCGCGATGGACGCCCGCGCTCGACGGCTGGCCCCGGTATCGACGCCCAGGCGCCGATCGCGCGCCGCCTCCAGCGCCGGGTCTAGCTGGCCATCGGCGGTGAACCCCATCATCAGCGCCGGAATGCCGTACGGCAGGGCCTTGTCGCGGTCGGTATGCCAGGTGTGCCAGGTCTTGCCGTAGGTGGTCACCAGCTGTTCCATCAGCGCCTTCTCGGCGAGTTGCGGCAGCCCCGGGGCCACCAGGGTGCCGGACTTCACCTCGTAGTCATGGCTGTGCCAGAGCTTCTTCTCCTCGTCCGGCAGGCCCTGGAACAGGCGTGCACTGATGATGTACTCGACGCCCATCAGCTTGGCATCGCGGCCGTTGCCGTCGTAGATCACCGCTTGCATCACGTCCTCGTTGAGCCGGGTCACGTAGTGGTGCGCCTCCATCTGGCCGTCCATGTCGCCGCTGTAGAAGTGGAAGCCGTTGAGGTAGGCGCTCACCGCGTTCAGCGGCGCCTTGCCCTGCAGCAGCCGGGCGCCGGCCTCCAGTGCTTGCGTCTCGGCCCGCTTCGGCGCACCGGCCGCCTCGGTATAGGACGCGGTGTCGTGTTGGGTACAGGCGCCGAGCAGCAGGCTCGAGCCCAGTAGCAAAGTTCGTTTCATGGGAATCCTCCGGTTCCTCTTGCCGAGTCGTGCAAGCCGACGATGGTTCATACCGGCGGGCAGAAACTTTGCGTAGCGCAGCCGGTCGCTATGCAAGCGGCGTCTGCCGCGAACAACGGGCGAAGGGGGAGCCATGGGCAATCTGGCAGAACAGCCGAAACAGCCGGCCGCCGAGACGGCGCTGGCGGCATTGCAGGCGCGCTTCGCGCAGGTGCGCGCGACCAGCGAGGCCATCTGCGCGCCATTGCAGACCGAGGACTACGTGATCCAGAGCATGCCCGACGTCAGCCCACCGAAGTGGCACCTGGCGCATGTCACCTGGTTCTTCGAGGCGTTCATCCTCAAGCCCTATTTCGCCGGCTACCGAACACCGAACGCAGCCTTCGACCACCTGTTCAACTCCTATTACGAAACCCATGGCACGCCGTTTCCGCGACCGCGCCGCGGGTTGCTGTCGCGCCCAGGGGTCGACGAGGTGTACCGCTTTCGCGCGCATGTCGACCAGGCGATGACCGAGCTGCTGGCCCAGTCGCCGGCCGAGCATCTGGACGAGATCATCCGGCGCGTGGAGCTCGGCCTGCAGCACGAGCAGCAGCATCAGGAGCTGCTGCTCATGGACATCAAGCACATCCTCGCGCAGAACCCGCTGCACCCGGTCTACCGCGCCGATCTGCGGGCGGCCCCCAAGCGCGCCCCCCAACGTCGCCAGTGGCATGACTATGCCGGCGGCGTGGTGACCATCGGGCATGACGGCAACGGTTTCTCGTTCGACTGCGAGACGCCGCGCCATCGCGCGTTCGTCGAGGATTTCCAGCTCGCCGAGCGACTGGTGACCAACGGCGAGTACCTGGCCTTCATTGCCGACGGCGGCTACGCACGCCCGGAACTCTGGCTGGCCGACGGCTGGTCGCTGATCCAGCAGAGCGCCTGGCACGCGCCGCTGTACTGGCAACATCTGGACGACGCCTGGCACGAGATGACCCTTGGCGGCCTGCGCGCGCTCGACCTCGAGGCCCCGGTGTGCCATGTCAGCTATTACGAGGCCGATGCCTTTGCCCGCTGGGCCGGCGCACGGCTGCCGCGCGAGGCCGAGTGGGAGCTGGCGGCCAGCGGCGTGCCACAGGTCGGCAACTTCCTCGAGAGCGACTACCTGCAGCCGGTCGCCGGCGGCGCGGCCGGCCAGGCACCGAGCCAGTTGTTCGGCGATGTCTGGGAGTGGACAGCCAGCGCCTACCTGCCCTATCCCGGGTTCCGGCCGCTGCCGGGCAGCCTTGGCGAATACAACGGCAAGTTCATGTCCGGGCAGATGGTCCTGCGTGGCGGTTGTTGCGCGACCCCGGCCTCGCACATCCGCGCCACCTACCGCAATTTCTTCCAACCGGCGATGCGCTGGCAGTTCGGCGGCCTGCGCCTGGCCCGGGACCTGTAACACCGCGCCGGCCCTGTATCGGCGCCGGCCGCCACCTTCGAGACCTCTTCGACCAACCGAGCCTTCCCTTGCAGATTCCCGCCATGTCCGCCTCGATCTCGCGGCCGCTCCTCGGCCTGTCCGTATTCATGCTGCTGAGCGCCTCGGCGCTGGCCGAACCGGCGCTGCGGCTCAAGCAGCTGCAACGCTGTGGCGACCTGCTCGCCGAACGCGAACTGACCTTCTGCCTGCGCAGCGAGGGCGCCGGCGATCAGCCCGTGCGCCTGAAGCTGGCCGGCAAGGAGATCAGCGCCTCGCACATCCAGCGCAGCGGCGCCAACCTGCGTTTCACCCTCGACGCCGAACGGCACCGCAGCGGCCCCTTGTGGCTGGAGCACGCTGGCCGACGCAGCAATGCGGCCTGGCTTTCGCTGGGGCGCAGCCAGGTGGTCGCCGCCAGCGAAGAGCGGGTCACCGAAAACATGGACGGTCTGCCCAGCTACATCGACCTGGTCAGCCTGATCATCGAGGAAGACCTCGAGGGCCTGCCGACCGCGCGCCGCCTGGCCAAGCGCTACGGGGCGGAAGTGGTGGGCGCCATCGCGCCGCTCAACACCTACCAGTTGCGTCTGCCGGTCAAGGACCTCACCGAGCGCGACGCGCTGGTGCTGCGCCTGGGCAGCGAAACCGGGGTCGACGCCGTGGTGGTCGAGGAAAGCAGCGCCGAACCCGTCGAACAGGACCGCGGAGCCCGGCGGCCGCAGGACCAGGAGTGGGCAGCCAACCGTTTTCTCGATGCGGTCGCCTACTACCGCCATCGAATCCCGGCGCGCGACGCGCCGATCAAGACTACGCCGGTGCGCATCGGGGTGATCGAGCGCGACCTGGATTTCGACGCCGCCGCATTTGCCGGCTACCTCGAACCTTGCAAACCGGCCGCGCGGCGCACCTGTCTCTATGGCCGCGATGCCGACCGGCCGGATGGCCACGGCAGCAGCGTGGCCGGCATCCTCGCCGCGCGTGGCGACGATAGCCGCGACCAGGGTTTTCTCAGCGCCCTGGATGGCACCGGCCCGGGTTTCGAGGTGATCGTCGAGCGCAATTCAGACGCCGGCATCACGGCGAATGTCGCGGCCTCGGTGAACCTGGTCGAGGACGGTGCGCGCATCCTCAACTGGAGCTGGGGTATCCATCGCATCGGCACGGTCGACGTGCATGGCGAGCCGGTGGACTCCCTGCTGCGCTCCGGCATCGCCATGAGCGGCTACGAAGAGCTGCTCGAGGAGTTCTTTCTCTGGCTGCGCCGCGAGCATCCGGATGTGGTGGTCGTCAATTCCGCCGGCAACGGCTCGGCGCGCTCGGGCAGCGACGATTACCGCCTGCCATCGTCGTTCATCACCGAGCAACTGCTGGTGGTCGGTGGCCACCAGCGCGACCTTGATCGCGACGTCCCGGTCGAGCATCCCGGCTACGTCGACAAACGGCCGTCCTCGAATGTCGACATGCGCGTGGACATCACCGCCTCGGCCTGTACCCGCGCCGCGACCCTGGAGTCCGGCCTGACCGGCGATGTGCACTGCGGCACCTCCTATGCCACGCCACTGGTGGCCGGCACGCTCGCGGCGATGCGCTCGATCAACCCGCAATTAGAGCCCGAGCAGCTGCGCGAGCTGCTGCGGCGCAGCGCGATGACCATCGGCGGCGAGTCGGACTTCGAGCCCGCCGACGCCGACGACCTGACCGCGCCGATCCTGCCGTCCGAGCGCAACTTCCGCATCGACGATCAGGACGTCGGCCGCTCGGCGCGGCTGGACATGCGCCGGGCGCTGGAGCTGACGGTCAAGAGCCTCGACCAGCCACGCTGAGCCCGGCGCCGTACTCAGCGCCGGGCGATCAGCGCATCGAAGGTTTCCGGCACCAGCGCCGCAGCGCCCTGGTCGGTCATGCGCTGGCGCAAATTGGCGCTGTCAGGGTGGCGACCATCGAGCACGTCGAGCAGCTGCTGGCCGCGCTCGGTCAGCACGAAATTCTCGCCCGTGCCGCCCTCTTCTTCCGGTCGCGCGACCATGAACCCGCCTTCGAACAGGATGCTCTCGTAGTTCGCCGCTTCGGCACGCAGACTGTCGAGGTTGGGCATCGGCTGGCCGCGGTTCTCCAGGTCGAGTGCATGCTCCTCGGCGTAGCGACGTGGCTGGAAGTTGTGGTTGGCCGACTGCTGTACCTCATGCAGCAGGCGCAGGACGAGTTCCCAGTCGTAGCTCATGGCGATCTCCTCAGAAGGTGCCGGTCTTGCTAGTTCCGACCGTGCCCGCGGCGCCCGGTTCGCTGAACTAAAGCGGCCGCCGGGCGATCCACCGTACAACGCAACCGAATGAAGATAGGCCCATGAAAGCGCTGTTCCTGCCCCTCGCCGCCGCCCTGCTGGCCAGCCCTGCCGTGCAGGCGGCCTGTACGCCCGACGAAATCACCGCCAAGGCCGAGCAGCTCGCCGAGCGGGTCAACCAGCTGACTCAGAACGACCCGGAGCGCGCCAGACAATTGAACGAGGAAATCCGCCAGTACGAGGACCGTCGCACCGCCGAGCAACTGGGTGACGAGTGCGAGGCCTATGACCGGCGCATGCGCCAGCTGGAAGAGGCCGAACGGCAGGCGGACATGCCGTCGGACAAGTGAATGCGCGCGGCCGCCTTACTCGGCGGCCGGCTTCTTGCGGCGCAGCGGCGCCGTGCCGTCGACATTGACCACCGCTGAGGGCGCCGATTTAGGCCGCTTGGCGGCTGGCCGAACCTTCTTCTCGGTGGCGCCCTTCTTCTTGTCGACCTTCTTTTTCTTGGTTCCCGCGGCCTTGCCGGAGGCTTTCAGGTTCTTCGGCCCCTGGTAGTGGCCCTTCAGGCCCTTGATCACGCGACGCTCGAAGCGCTGCTTCAGATAGCGCTCGATGCTCGACATCAGGTTCCACTCGGTGTGGCCGATCAGCGAAATGGCCAGCCCCTCGCCACCGGCACGGCCAGTGCGGCCGATGCGGTGCACGTATTCATCGCCGGAACGTGGCATATCGAAGTTGATCACCAGATCCATGCCTTCGATGTCCAGGCCGCGCGCCGCCACGTCGGTGGCCACGAGCACCTTGACGCCACCCTGCTTGAGCCGCTCGATGGCGAGCTTGCGCTCTTTCTGGTCCTTCTCCCCGTGCAACACGAAGACCTTGACGTCGCTCGCCACCAGGTGGCCGTAAAGACGGTCGGCCTGGGCCCGGGTATTGGTGAAGATCACCGCCTTCTGGTACGTCTCGTTGGCGAGCAGCCAATGCACGAGCCGCTCCTTGTGCGCCACGTCGTCGGTCGTGATGATCTGCTGACGGGTCGCCTCATTGAGTTCGCTGACCCGGTTGAGCTGCAGGTGCAGCGGCTCGCGCAGCACTTTCGTGACCATTTCACGCAGGCCGGCGCCGCCACTGGTGGCGGAGAACAGCAGCGTCTGCTGGCGCCGCGGGCATTGGTCGACCAGACGCTGCACGTCTTCGGCAAAGCCCATGTCGAGCATCCGGTCGGCCTCGTCGAGCACGACGATCTCGACGTCGCCCAGCACCAGATTGCCCGCCTCCAGATGCTCGATCAGCCGGCCCGGCGTGCCGATCAGGACGTCGGGAATCTTGCGCAGCATGGCGGCCTGCACCTTGAAGTCCTCGCCGCCGGTGATCAGCCCGGCCTTGAGGAAGGTGAAGCGGGCGAAGCGCTCGACTTCCTTGAGCGTCTGCTGTGCCAGCTCACGGGTCGGCAGCAGAATCAGTGCGCGCACATCGGTACGCGGCTGGGCATCGCGGATCAGCCGGTTGAGCATCGGCAGGACGAACGCGGCGGTCTTGCCGCTGCCGGTCTGTGCCGTCACCCGCAGATCGCGGCCTTCGAGGGCCGGCGGGATGGCCGCGACCTGCACCGCGGTCGGCTCGACGAACTTGAGTTCGGCTACCGCCTTGAGCAGGCGTTCGTGCAGGGCGAATTGATCAAACAAGGGCAACCTCGGAGAAACGTGAAGACGAGTGCCATAGGTTAACCGCTTCGACGGGCAAAGGCGCGTTCTGCAATGGCCAGCATGTTCCAACCCGCGCGCAGGCGCTAAGCTGGAAACAATCGAAACGGGGAATTAATTCCCGGGAGTCAGCCGATGAACTCGATGAACAAGTGGATCAGCCCCTTTGCCAGCGCTGCCGTGCTGGCCGTTGCCTGCAGCGCCAACCTGGCGATCGCCGAGCTGAAACACGGCATGCCGGGCCAGGGCAAGCCCGGCGCGGCTTATACCCATGACCTGCACGGCCCGACGATCGATGTCCGCGACGTCCGCCGCACGCTCGAGCGCCACCGCGACCTCTGGCAACCGGCCAGCTCCCTGCCACCGGGCATCCGCAAGAATCTGGCCCGCGGCAAGCCGCTGCCGCCGGGGATCGCGATGAAGCTCGACCAGCGCCTGCTCGACCGGCTGCCGCACTACGCCGGCTACGAATGGCGCCAGGTCGGCCGCGATCTCCTGCTTATCGCCGCCAGCGGCGCGATCTACGAAATACTGGAAAACGTACTCGACTGAGCCGCCCTACTTGGGCTCGCAGGTGAGCTGGATGCGCAGGCGGATGATGTCGCGCTTGAACTTGCTCGACAGCGCCTTGCGCTCACCGGGTTCGAGCTCGGTGCGACGGGTGCGTGGTGTCTCCGGCCCGTTGCGGAATACCAGCGTGCAGACCGCGGCACGCTGGCCGTAGTTGTGCAGTTCGACAGCGGCCAGATCACGGTCGATGGCCTGCGGCGTCGCCATGATTTCCGCGCCATTGAGCTGCTCGTCGACCTCGATCGGGTAAGTCGCTGCAGAAGCCGTCAGCGGCAGTAGCAGGGCAAGCAGGCTGTAGCGGATCTTTTTCATTCGGCTGTCTCCTGACCAGGCGGGCAGCCAGCGTAGCAGACCAGAGGCAGGGGAACCGACGTAGATGAAAGTGCCACGTGTGACGCTCGAGCAATGGCGCACGCTGCAAGCGGTGATCGACAGTGGCGGCTTCGCCCAGGCGGCCGAAGTACTGCATCGCTCGCAATCGTCGGTCAGCTACACCGTGGCGCGCATGCAGGAGCAACTCGGCGTGCCGCTGCTGCGCATCGACGGGCGCAAGGCGGTGCTCACCGAAGCCGGCGAAGTGCTGCTGCGGCGCTCGCGCCAGCTCGTCAACCAGGCCAGCCAGCTCGAAGAACTCGCCCACCACATGGAGCAAGGCTGGGAAGCGGAGGTCCGGTTGTCGGTCGATGCCGCCTACCCCAACCAGAAGATCATTCGCGCCCTGACGGCGTTCATGCCCAAAAGCCGAGGCTGTCGCGTGCGACTGCGCGAGGAAGTGCTGTCCGGCGTGGAGGAAACCCTCAAGGACGGCAGTGCCGACCTGGCCATCAGCGCACTGGACATCACCGGGCATCTGGGCGCCGAGCTCAGCAGCGTGGAGTTCATCGCGGTCGCGAAGGCCGAGCACCCGCTGCATCAGCTCGGCCGCAAGCTCAGCGTGCAGGACCTGCAGAGCCAGATGCAGGTGGTGGTTCGCGATACCGGCGTGCGCCAGCCGCGCGATGCCGGCTGGCTCGGCGCCGAACAGCGCTGGACGGTCGGCAGCCTGGCGACCTCGGTAGCCTTCGTCAGCAGCGGCCTGGGCTTCGCCTGGCTGCCACGGCACATGATCGAACGCGAGCTCGCCGAAGGCGTGCTCAAACCGCTGCCGCTGATCCAAGGTAGCATCCGCAGGCCGTTGTTCTATCTCTACACTAACCCCGACAAGCCGCTCGGCCCGGCCACGCGGATTCTCATCGACCTGA is part of the Stutzerimonas balearica DSM 6083 genome and harbors:
- a CDS encoding OBAP family protein; this encodes MKRTLLLGSSLLLGACTQHDTASYTEAAGAPKRAETQALEAGARLLQGKAPLNAVSAYLNGFHFYSGDMDGQMEAHHYVTRLNEDVMQAVIYDGNGRDAKLMGVEYIISARLFQGLPDEEKKLWHSHDYEVKSGTLVAPGLPQLAEKALMEQLVTTYGKTWHTWHTDRDKALPYGIPALMMGFTADGQLDPALEAARDRRLGVDTGASRRARASIAQPPVDPLANAWEHGEVIRLQRVRLSAEPPQADEIGPAEVHERGKLGEQLQRSGAC
- the egtB gene encoding ergothioneine biosynthesis protein EgtB produces the protein MGNLAEQPKQPAAETALAALQARFAQVRATSEAICAPLQTEDYVIQSMPDVSPPKWHLAHVTWFFEAFILKPYFAGYRTPNAAFDHLFNSYYETHGTPFPRPRRGLLSRPGVDEVYRFRAHVDQAMTELLAQSPAEHLDEIIRRVELGLQHEQQHQELLLMDIKHILAQNPLHPVYRADLRAAPKRAPQRRQWHDYAGGVVTIGHDGNGFSFDCETPRHRAFVEDFQLAERLVTNGEYLAFIADGGYARPELWLADGWSLIQQSAWHAPLYWQHLDDAWHEMTLGGLRALDLEAPVCHVSYYEADAFARWAGARLPREAEWELAASGVPQVGNFLESDYLQPVAGGAAGQAPSQLFGDVWEWTASAYLPYPGFRPLPGSLGEYNGKFMSGQMVLRGGCCATPASHIRATYRNFFQPAMRWQFGGLRLARDL
- a CDS encoding S8/S53 family peptidase; translated protein: MSASISRPLLGLSVFMLLSASALAEPALRLKQLQRCGDLLAERELTFCLRSEGAGDQPVRLKLAGKEISASHIQRSGANLRFTLDAERHRSGPLWLEHAGRRSNAAWLSLGRSQVVAASEERVTENMDGLPSYIDLVSLIIEEDLEGLPTARRLAKRYGAEVVGAIAPLNTYQLRLPVKDLTERDALVLRLGSETGVDAVVVEESSAEPVEQDRGARRPQDQEWAANRFLDAVAYYRHRIPARDAPIKTTPVRIGVIERDLDFDAAAFAGYLEPCKPAARRTCLYGRDADRPDGHGSSVAGILAARGDDSRDQGFLSALDGTGPGFEVIVERNSDAGITANVAASVNLVEDGARILNWSWGIHRIGTVDVHGEPVDSLLRSGIAMSGYEELLEEFFLWLRREHPDVVVVNSAGNGSARSGSDDYRLPSSFITEQLLVVGGHQRDLDRDVPVEHPGYVDKRPSSNVDMRVDITASACTRAATLESGLTGDVHCGTSYATPLVAGTLAAMRSINPQLEPEQLRELLRRSAMTIGGESDFEPADADDLTAPILPSERNFRIDDQDVGRSARLDMRRALELTVKSLDQPR
- a CDS encoding DEAD/DEAH box helicase, whose protein sequence is MFDQFALHERLLKAVAELKFVEPTAVQVAAIPPALEGRDLRVTAQTGSGKTAAFVLPMLNRLIRDAQPRTDVRALILLPTRELAQQTLKEVERFARFTFLKAGLITGGEDFKVQAAMLRKIPDVLIGTPGRLIEHLEAGNLVLGDVEIVVLDEADRMLDMGFAEDVQRLVDQCPRRQQTLLFSATSGGAGLREMVTKVLREPLHLQLNRVSELNEATRQQIITTDDVAHKERLVHWLLANETYQKAVIFTNTRAQADRLYGHLVASDVKVFVLHGEKDQKERKLAIERLKQGGVKVLVATDVAARGLDIEGMDLVINFDMPRSGDEYVHRIGRTGRAGGEGLAISLIGHTEWNLMSSIERYLKQRFERRVIKGLKGHYQGPKNLKASGKAAGTKKKKVDKKKGATEKKVRPAAKRPKSAPSAVVNVDGTAPLRRKKPAAE
- a CDS encoding anti-virulence regulator CigR family protein; the protein is MNSMNKWISPFASAAVLAVACSANLAIAELKHGMPGQGKPGAAYTHDLHGPTIDVRDVRRTLERHRDLWQPASSLPPGIRKNLARGKPLPPGIAMKLDQRLLDRLPHYAGYEWRQVGRDLLLIAASGAIYEILENVLD
- a CDS encoding LysR family transcriptional regulator; the encoded protein is MKVPRVTLEQWRTLQAVIDSGGFAQAAEVLHRSQSSVSYTVARMQEQLGVPLLRIDGRKAVLTEAGEVLLRRSRQLVNQASQLEELAHHMEQGWEAEVRLSVDAAYPNQKIIRALTAFMPKSRGCRVRLREEVLSGVEETLKDGSADLAISALDITGHLGAELSSVEFIAVAKAEHPLHQLGRKLSVQDLQSQMQVVVRDTGVRQPRDAGWLGAEQRWTVGSLATSVAFVSSGLGFAWLPRHMIERELAEGVLKPLPLIQGSIRRPLFYLYTNPDKPLGPATRILIDLIRTYDAEQSSPTKGKAD